A region of Verrucomicrobiota bacterium DNA encodes the following proteins:
- a CDS encoding TIM barrel protein has product MPKLAAFPKAFLDPLVVDRSMTVRQWIEMAATLPIDGLEFYSGFWELEDRSFWPVARRMAEDRGLSIPMLCCSPDFTHPNPAFRREQVRKEIGWIEMCAALGGSFCRVLSGQRRPEVSREDGLRYASEAIAECLTAAEACGVTLVLENHYKDNYWQFPEFAQRMEVFCELVHRVRSPRFGVNFDPSNTLLAGEDPLELLESVLDRVVTMHASDRYLAEGTLEDLRREEDSVGYARRLRHGEIGKGLNDYDAIFSRLSGAGFNGWISIEDGVDGMEQLQRSAHFLRDKMARYWPGQG; this is encoded by the coding sequence ATGCCAAAGCTCGCTGCTTTTCCTAAAGCATTCCTGGATCCGTTGGTCGTGGACCGGTCCATGACGGTCCGGCAGTGGATCGAGATGGCGGCCACCTTGCCGATTGACGGTCTTGAGTTTTACTCAGGATTTTGGGAGCTGGAGGATCGCTCATTTTGGCCGGTGGCGCGGCGCATGGCGGAAGACCGCGGGCTGTCGATTCCGATGTTGTGCTGCTCTCCGGACTTCACCCATCCGAATCCCGCGTTTCGCCGCGAGCAGGTGCGGAAGGAAATTGGCTGGATTGAAATGTGCGCCGCGTTGGGCGGATCTTTTTGCCGGGTATTGTCAGGGCAGCGGCGACCGGAGGTGTCTCGTGAGGATGGGTTGCGTTACGCGAGCGAAGCCATCGCGGAATGCCTCACCGCGGCGGAAGCCTGCGGAGTGACCTTGGTGTTGGAGAATCACTACAAGGACAATTACTGGCAGTTTCCCGAGTTCGCCCAGCGCATGGAGGTTTTTTGCGAGCTGGTGCATAGGGTTCGATCCCCCCGATTTGGCGTCAATTTCGACCCAAGCAACACTCTGCTCGCCGGGGAGGATCCGCTGGAGTTGCTGGAAAGTGTGCTGGACCGCGTGGTGACCATGCATGCCAGCGACCGCTATTTGGCCGAAGGCACGTTGGAGGATTTGCGCAGGGAAGAGGACAGCGTCGGTTATGCCCGGCGGTTGCGGCACGGCGAGATCGGGAAAGGCTTGAATGATTACGACGCGATTTTCAGCCGGCTGTCAGGGGCGGGATTCAACGGCTGGATCTCGATTGAGGACGGGGTGGATGGCATGGAACAACTCCAACGAAGCGCCCATTTTCTTCGCGACAAGATGGCTCGATACTGGCCAGGCCAAGGATGA
- a CDS encoding undecaprenyl-diphosphate phosphatase, with translation MPDWLSIVLLGIIEGITEFLPISSTGHLLIAQRWLPRQSDLFNILIQTAAVMAVLPLFRGRILSFLTKGREPATRDYLFKVGLAFFITGVLGFFLDKSGLQLPEKPGPVGWALLIGGVLFLVVEYVVRDKKLGEDITWTIAIAVGLGQVLAAVFPGASRSGTTILAMLCLGLSRPAATEFTFLVSIPTMMAAGGVKLLKAVRHLDASAAPEHWGHLALGCVVSAIVSFIAVKWLLRFVQSHTFNGFGWYRIVLGAIILLWVGD, from the coding sequence ATGCCAGATTGGTTGTCGATCGTGTTGCTGGGGATCATCGAAGGCATCACCGAATTCCTCCCGATATCCTCGACCGGACATTTGCTCATCGCTCAGCGCTGGCTGCCGCGCCAGTCCGACTTGTTCAACATCTTGATTCAAACGGCGGCTGTGATGGCGGTGCTGCCCCTTTTTCGCGGGAGGATCCTTTCCTTCCTCACCAAGGGACGCGAGCCCGCCACGCGTGATTATCTGTTCAAGGTCGGGCTGGCCTTTTTCATCACCGGGGTGCTGGGGTTTTTTCTGGACAAGAGCGGACTGCAGTTGCCCGAAAAGCCGGGACCGGTGGGATGGGCCTTGTTGATCGGCGGGGTGCTTTTCCTGGTGGTGGAGTATGTCGTGCGCGACAAGAAACTGGGGGAGGACATCACCTGGACCATCGCCATCGCGGTCGGTTTGGGGCAGGTCTTGGCGGCCGTTTTCCCCGGGGCTTCGAGATCGGGCACAACGATCCTGGCGATGCTGTGCCTGGGATTGAGCCGTCCGGCGGCGACCGAGTTTACTTTCTTGGTCAGCATCCCGACGATGATGGCGGCAGGCGGAGTCAAATTGCTGAAAGCGGTGCGGCACTTGGATGCCAGCGCGGCTCCTGAGCACTGGGGTCATCTGGCGCTGGGGTGCGTGGTGTCGGCGATCGTTTCGTTCATCGCGGTGAAATGGCTGCTACGGTTTGTGCAGAGCCATACTTTCAACGGATTCGGCTGGTACCGGATTGTGTTGGGCGCGATCATCCTGCTGTGGGTGGGTGACTGA